One Gossypium hirsutum isolate 1008001.06 chromosome A11, Gossypium_hirsutum_v2.1, whole genome shotgun sequence genomic window carries:
- the LOC107954535 gene encoding receptor-like protein EIX1: MAITTMTTPLPVSLFPFLLLIPAICLSFCHANSNLLCIQSEREALLKFKNHLIDPSNRLSSWVKGGDCCKWIGVVCHNSTGHVNELHLAPLSEPDGFAPYAEWEAYYNSLLGGKINPSLLELKHLSSLDLSNNDFSSIHILKFFGLLEGLTYFNLSDAKFQGAIPHNLGNLSKLQYLDLGGNDLKSKSLQWVSGLSSLQYLDLSYADLHKFEPNSSWIPPFQCERIELGHWHLGPKFPQWLKFQKKLSYLDISYAGISDVMPTWFLNLPTQFEYLNLSSNQLRGEISDLNVTTTIDLSLNRFTGPLPRVLSTLTLLFLSNNSFSGSFSQLICDASSRKQMEVLYIDKNLISGDIPDCWNHC, from the coding sequence ATGGCAATTACAACCATGACTACTCCTCTTCCAGTCTCCTTATTCccttttcttcttctcattcCCGCTATCTGTTTGTCCTTTTGTCATGCCAATTCCAACCTACTTTGCATTCAAAGTGAGAGAGAAGCTCTTTTGAAATTCAAGAATCATCTTATTGATCCTTCAAACAGGTTATCTTCATGGGTTAAAGGAGGGGATTGCTGTAAATGGATTGGTGTCGTCTGCCATAACTCAACAGGCCACGTCAACGAACTGCACTTGGCTCCTCTTTCAGAGCCTGATGGCTTTGCACCATATGCTGAATGGGAAGCTTACTACAATTCCCTGCTAGGAGGCAAAATAAATCCTTCACTGCTGGAGTTGAAGCATCTCAGTTCCCTGGACTTGAGCAATAACGATTTTAGCAGCATACATATCCTGAAATTTTTCGGTTTGCTGGAGggtttaacatattttaacctctcTGATGCAAAATTTCAGGGAGCAATTCCTCATAACCTTGGGAATCTTTCAAAGTTGCAGTATCTTGATCTTGGAGGTAATGATCTCAAATCAAAAAGTCTTCAATGGGTTTCTGGACTTTCTTCCTTGCAGTACCTTGATTTGAGTTATGCGGATCTTCATAAATTTGAACCAAACTCAAGCTGGATTCCCCCATTTCAATGTGAAAGGATCGAATTGGGTCACTGGCATCTTGGCCCAAAGTTTCCCCAGTGGctaaaattccaaaagaaattgTCTTATTTGGATATCTCCTATGCAGGAATTTCAGATGTCATGCCCACTTGGTTTTTGAACCTTCCCActcaatttgaatatttaaatctTTCCTCGAATCAACTTAGAGGAGAGATTTCAGATTTAAATGTAACAACCACTATTGACTTGAGTTTAAACCGCTTTACAGGTCCATTGCCAAGAGTACTCTCAACTTTAACATTGTTATTTTTgtcaaataattcattttcaggatctttttctcaattaatttgTGATGCATCAAGTAGGAAACAGATGGAAGTTCTTTACATTGATAAAAATCTTATCTCAGGAGATATTCCAGATTGTTGGAATCATTGCTAG